One Sulfurimonas sp. C5 genomic region harbors:
- the nuoH gene encoding NADH-quinone oxidoreductase subunit NuoH, whose amino-acid sequence MDSAYLIETIIKVVVILLIFSALAGIGTYFERKVLAFMQRRLGPMNVGPYGLLQVAADGIKLFTKEDIIPTGVVGKIFKIAPVITAATAFMAAAAIPFLPSFTIFGYEVHPIVADINIGILYILGIMAVGLYGPLLGGMASANKYSLISAARTAAVFISYEVVTGLSILAPIMMVGSLSLIDFNEYQAGGISNWIVWSQPVAFVLFWIAAFAETGRTPFHLIANDHEIIDGFGTEYSGMRWGLFFIGEYANMFFISFVIPLIFLGGYGDGSFLGALGLLAKVAFFFFFFLWTRAAWPDVRPDQLMWLCWKVLMPIAVINVVITGFVMMF is encoded by the coding sequence ATGGATAGCGCATATTTAATAGAAACGATTATTAAAGTTGTTGTAATTTTACTAATATTCTCAGCACTTGCTGGTATTGGTACTTATTTTGAAAGAAAGGTACTTGCATTTATGCAACGTCGTCTTGGACCAATGAATGTTGGTCCTTACGGACTTTTACAAGTTGCAGCAGATGGTATCAAACTTTTTACAAAAGAGGATATTATCCCAACAGGTGTTGTTGGAAAAATCTTTAAAATTGCTCCGGTAATTACTGCTGCAACTGCATTTATGGCAGCTGCTGCTATTCCATTCTTACCGTCTTTTACAATTTTTGGATACGAAGTACACCCGATTGTTGCAGATATCAATATCGGTATCTTATACATCCTAGGTATTATGGCAGTTGGTCTATATGGACCATTACTAGGTGGTATGGCTTCAGCAAATAAATATTCACTAATTTCAGCTGCTCGTACAGCTGCAGTATTTATTTCGTATGAAGTTGTAACTGGTTTATCAATTTTAGCTCCAATTATGATGGTTGGTTCACTTTCATTAATCGATTTTAATGAGTATCAAGCTGGCGGTATCTCAAACTGGATCGTATGGTCACAACCGGTAGCGTTTGTACTTTTCTGGATTGCTGCTTTTGCTGAAACTGGTCGTACACCATTCCACTTAATTGCAAACGATCACGAAATTATTGATGGTTTCGGTACAGAGTACTCTGGTATGAGATGGGGTCTTTTCTTCATCGGTGAGTATGCGAACATGTTCTTTATCTCATTTGTTATTCCACTTATTTTCTTAGGTGGATACGGAGACGGTAGTTTCCTAGGAGCTTTAGGTTTATTAGCAAAAGTTGCATTTTTCTTCTTCTTTTTCTTATGGACTAGAGCTGCATGGCCAGATGTAAGACCGGATCAACTTATGTGGTTATGTTGGAAAGTGCTTATGCCAATCGCAGTGATTAACGTTGTAATCACTGGTTTTGTAATGATGTTTTAA
- a CDS encoding 2Fe-2S iron-sulfur cluster-binding protein, producing the protein MSKTINFKIDGQLVEAQKGETILQVARKAGIHIPTMCYISKTSPCASCRICSVEVEGVDGFILSCNTPPTEGIEVKTNSAALEQERVNIMKLYDVNHPLECGVCDKSGECDLQNMTLDFGISQQSFTAREQHKTVKDWGLISYDPALCIMCEKCTHVCNEAIGDDAIDVFFGGYSSTIIPKNAEKLDCTFCGECIAVCPVGALVSSEFKYSANAWELSRIPSTCAHCSAGCSLEYEVRHTGINGAEAIHRVKNNFEYTSLCGAGRFGFDFNNEQKSDSAAFNAAVEAVKNAGAIRFSSMITNEEAYILQKLKETQGLKLFNEDARKYAAFMKAYSSVSGKLHHSGSLDAIKQAEAAIVLGSRVATDNPGVRYALTTASRHNGAKIVYAHPIEDALLQNTVTQFMKYEVGTEEGVLALIANELLENVDVDEDTKAFLDNLDLGNLSAESNVGDDELKFMKKSFARAKNNVLIIGSDVLAHERAENIAKLAAIIEKYTTFTLVVIPSEVNTIGASMICDLDVDTDTANVVGYNAQGDFVISSLGDADMAVPALNQQEGTVVSIDNRVLPLNVALGFDGYTLNDIANALGLEAKNTIDYTKELASVAGFKAIEFDDLENFLTGLGEDVRGYLLDEVEVEADGKLEDVEELPEYNGTVIYNANPVLQFNNYTNKTKQLPKDNSLRGSAQFATAAKISDGDTVTITFGATTLTRTFKLDDELKGTIALNPMFDQTEDASAYRFAKSKIERVVS; encoded by the coding sequence ATGAGTAAGACAATTAACTTTAAAATTGATGGTCAACTTGTAGAAGCTCAAAAGGGTGAGACTATCTTACAAGTTGCACGTAAAGCGGGAATCCATATTCCTACTATGTGTTACATCTCAAAAACAAGCCCTTGTGCATCGTGCCGTATCTGTTCTGTAGAGGTTGAAGGTGTAGATGGTTTTATTCTATCGTGTAATACGCCTCCGACTGAGGGAATTGAAGTAAAAACAAATTCTGCTGCATTAGAGCAAGAGCGTGTAAACATCATGAAACTTTATGATGTTAACCACCCATTAGAATGTGGTGTTTGTGATAAGTCTGGTGAGTGTGATCTTCAAAACATGACACTTGATTTTGGAATTTCACAACAAAGCTTTACAGCTCGTGAGCAACATAAAACAGTTAAAGACTGGGGTCTTATCTCATATGATCCTGCTTTATGTATTATGTGTGAGAAGTGTACGCACGTTTGTAATGAAGCTATCGGTGATGATGCAATTGATGTTTTCTTTGGTGGATACAGTTCAACTATTATCCCTAAAAATGCTGAGAAATTAGACTGTACTTTCTGTGGTGAGTGTATTGCAGTATGTCCGGTCGGTGCACTTGTGAGCTCTGAGTTTAAATACTCTGCAAATGCATGGGAACTTTCACGTATCCCGTCAACTTGTGCACACTGTTCAGCTGGATGTTCATTAGAGTACGAAGTACGTCACACTGGCATTAACGGTGCTGAAGCAATTCACAGAGTAAAAAATAACTTTGAATACACTTCACTGTGTGGTGCTGGACGTTTCGGATTTGATTTTAACAATGAGCAAAAAAGTGATTCTGCTGCATTTAACGCTGCCGTAGAGGCTGTGAAAAATGCAGGTGCTATTCGCTTTAGTTCAATGATTACGAACGAAGAAGCGTACATCTTACAGAAGTTAAAAGAGACGCAAGGCTTGAAACTGTTCAATGAGGATGCTAGAAAATACGCTGCTTTTATGAAAGCATACAGTTCTGTAAGCGGTAAACTTCACCATAGTGGTTCATTAGATGCAATCAAACAAGCTGAAGCGGCTATCGTTTTAGGGTCAAGAGTTGCAACTGACAATCCGGGTGTAAGATATGCTTTAACAACAGCATCTCGCCATAACGGTGCAAAAATTGTATATGCGCATCCGATCGAAGACGCATTACTTCAAAATACTGTTACACAGTTCATGAAATATGAAGTTGGTACTGAAGAGGGTGTTTTAGCACTAATTGCAAATGAGCTTTTAGAGAATGTGGATGTAGATGAAGATACAAAAGCATTCTTAGATAATTTAGATCTTGGAAACCTGTCTGCTGAGAGCAATGTAGGTGACGATGAACTTAAATTCATGAAAAAATCTTTTGCTCGTGCGAAAAACAACGTACTGATTATCGGTAGTGATGTTTTAGCACATGAAAGAGCAGAAAATATTGCAAAACTTGCAGCTATTATTGAAAAATATACGACGTTTACTTTAGTTGTAATCCCAAGCGAAGTAAATACTATCGGTGCAAGCATGATTTGTGATCTTGATGTGGATACTGACACTGCAAACGTTGTTGGTTATAACGCTCAAGGTGACTTTGTTATTTCATCTTTAGGTGATGCAGATATGGCAGTACCTGCACTCAACCAACAAGAGGGAACTGTTGTAAGTATTGACAACAGAGTGCTTCCGTTAAACGTGGCACTCGGTTTTGACGGTTATACGTTAAACGATATTGCAAATGCTTTAGGCTTAGAGGCTAAAAACACAATTGACTACACGAAAGAGTTGGCAAGTGTTGCAGGCTTTAAAGCGATTGAATTCGATGACTTAGAGAACTTCTTAACTGGGCTTGGTGAAGATGTGAGAGGTTATCTGTTAGACGAAGTTGAAGTTGAAGCAGACGGGAAGCTTGAAGATGTAGAAGAATTACCGGAATATAACGGTACAGTTATCTACAATGCAAACCCTGTATTACAGTTTAACAACTATACGAACAAAACTAAACAATTACCAAAAGATAATAGTTTAAGAGGTTCTGCACAGTTTGCAACGGCTGCAAAAATTTCTGACGGTGATACGGTAACGATCACTTTTGGTGCAACTACATTAACAAGAACATTTAAACTTGATGATGAGTTAAAAGGGACTATTGCACTTAATCCTATGTTTGATCAAACAGAAGATGCTAGTGCGTATAGATTCGCTAAATCTAAGATAGAAAGAGTGGTATCATGA
- the nuoK gene encoding NADH-quinone oxidoreductase subunit NuoK, protein MMEIGLNHYLVLSTILFAIGLVGVMKRKNLLLLFFATEILLNSVNVAFAAISHYYGDLTGQMFAFFVIAIAASEVAVGLGLLIVWHKRHNNIDLETMASMRG, encoded by the coding sequence ATGATGGAAATAGGTTTAAATCACTATCTTGTTCTATCTACAATACTCTTTGCTATTGGTTTAGTGGGTGTAATGAAAAGAAAGAACCTGTTATTACTGTTTTTCGCAACTGAGATTTTACTAAACTCGGTAAATGTAGCTTTTGCTGCGATTTCACATTATTACGGTGACCTAACAGGTCAAATGTTTGCATTTTTTGTAATTGCTATTGCTGCTTCGGAAGTAGCTGTTGGTCTTGGTTTATTAATTGTATGGCACAAACGTCACAACAATATTGACCTTGAAACTATGGCAAGTATGAGAGGATAA
- a CDS encoding FAD-dependent oxidoreductase, giving the protein MSKVYFSTWNGELVNNVGKPQEEWEESAYNLPAQYDDHRSSRAFIGWDGVTLFDEDVDVIRLAMEYAAQYQEYSEACGRCAPGRWGGRILYDQLDKIARGEGETADFEHLKEIGKSMQITSKCEIGKTVPNPILDLMTHFEDTFLECINEKKPSKHYNADASYIAKITAPCTDACPAHVDIPGYIEGVRDLRFDDSLEATRQTMPLAHTCGRVCPHPCEDACRRTNLDEPISIMALKRLGADYETDHGYDFFHPMEKKAPIGKKIAVIGAGPAGLTTAYYTAAEGIEVDCYEELPVLGGEVTVGVPEYRMPWDKYQEDIECVRDMGVNFITNRKITADDMRKFEQEYDAVMVATGTRISKKVRCDNEREEIKGYWGAIDFLDWVNLYEKFDIKTPKHVQEQQLLSTDHVDLTGKTVVCVGGGFTSMDVVRCSIRAGAKKVYMIYRRDEKTIIRNTTYEEYHEAVEEGVEFLFHSAVNTITTNEDDILTELLIDKYELVPDPDGGRPNLEKIEGASYTIEADYLIPAVSQSADLGLLPEEWDIEMTSWATIKTNGKDYMTSRKGIFASGDCEYGPMTIVNAVGQAKRAASVMARYVQSGEITLTDEEIMEDHLMKLKVYNKNEKITGWLPGLPREHAEVLDVDVRKDNNKEVNLGFTQEQALTEAERCMRCYYIAMVQA; this is encoded by the coding sequence TTGAGCAAAGTATATTTTTCTACTTGGAATGGTGAACTGGTAAATAATGTCGGTAAACCTCAAGAAGAGTGGGAAGAATCAGCTTATAATCTGCCGGCACAGTATGATGATCACAGATCGTCACGTGCATTCATCGGTTGGGATGGTGTAACGCTATTTGATGAAGATGTAGATGTTATCCGTTTAGCGATGGAATATGCAGCACAGTATCAAGAATACTCTGAAGCGTGTGGTCGTTGTGCACCGGGACGCTGGGGTGGACGTATCTTATACGATCAACTTGATAAAATTGCGCGCGGTGAAGGTGAAACAGCTGATTTTGAACACCTAAAAGAGATCGGAAAAAGTATGCAAATCACTTCTAAATGTGAGATTGGAAAAACAGTTCCGAATCCTATTTTAGATCTGATGACACACTTTGAAGATACTTTCCTTGAGTGTATTAACGAGAAAAAACCATCGAAACATTACAATGCAGATGCGAGCTATATTGCAAAAATTACAGCTCCTTGTACAGATGCATGTCCTGCACACGTTGATATCCCTGGATACATCGAAGGTGTAAGAGACTTACGTTTCGATGATTCTTTAGAAGCAACTCGTCAAACTATGCCGCTTGCACATACATGTGGTCGTGTTTGTCCACACCCTTGTGAAGATGCATGTCGTAGAACAAACCTTGATGAGCCTATTTCAATTATGGCACTGAAACGTCTTGGTGCTGATTATGAGACAGACCATGGATATGACTTTTTCCACCCTATGGAGAAAAAAGCTCCGATTGGTAAGAAAATTGCGGTTATCGGTGCAGGTCCTGCTGGTCTTACAACAGCATACTATACAGCTGCTGAAGGAATTGAAGTTGACTGTTACGAAGAACTTCCGGTTCTTGGTGGTGAGGTAACTGTTGGAGTTCCAGAGTACCGTATGCCTTGGGATAAGTATCAAGAGGATATTGAATGTGTTCGTGATATGGGTGTAAACTTTATCACAAACCGTAAAATTACAGCTGACGATATGCGTAAGTTCGAACAAGAATATGACGCGGTTATGGTAGCAACTGGTACTCGTATCTCTAAAAAAGTTCGTTGTGACAATGAGCGTGAAGAGATTAAAGGATACTGGGGAGCAATCGATTTCCTTGACTGGGTTAACCTGTATGAGAAGTTTGATATTAAAACTCCTAAGCATGTTCAAGAGCAGCAATTGCTTTCAACTGATCACGTAGATTTAACTGGTAAAACAGTTGTGTGTGTCGGTGGTGGTTTTACATCGATGGACGTTGTACGTTGTTCAATCCGTGCAGGTGCTAAAAAAGTATATATGATTTATCGTCGTGATGAGAAAACTATCATCCGTAATACTACGTATGAAGAGTATCACGAAGCAGTTGAAGAGGGTGTAGAATTTTTATTCCACTCTGCAGTTAATACAATCACTACAAATGAAGATGATATTTTAACTGAATTACTGATTGATAAGTATGAATTAGTGCCAGATCCTGATGGTGGTCGCCCTAACTTAGAAAAAATTGAGGGTGCGTCATATACGATTGAAGCAGATTATCTAATCCCTGCGGTTTCTCAATCAGCTGATCTTGGTCTTCTTCCTGAAGAGTGGGATATCGAGATGACATCTTGGGCTACTATTAAAACAAACGGTAAAGACTATATGACATCTCGCAAAGGTATCTTTGCATCAGGTGACTGTGAATATGGTCCAATGACTATTGTTAATGCAGTAGGTCAGGCAAAACGTGCAGCTTCTGTAATGGCAAGATATGTACAATCTGGTGAGATCACTTTAACTGATGAAGAGATCATGGAAGATCACTTAATGAAATTAAAAGTGTATAACAAAAACGAGAAAATCACTGGTTGGTTACCGGGATTACCTCGTGAGCATGCAGAAGTTCTTGACGTTGATGTAAGAAAAGACAACAACAAAGAAGTAAATCTTGGATTTACTCAAGAGCAGGCGTTAACAGAAGCTGAGCGTTGTATGCGTTGTTATTACATCGCTATGGTACAGGCATAA
- a CDS encoding NADH-quinone oxidoreductase subunit G — MSKISINIDGREIQTQEGEYILNAARANDIFIPAICYLTRCSPTLACRICLVEADGKQVYACNAKAKDGMNITTTTENIEKERRAIMEVYDVNHPLQCGVCDQSGECELQNYTLEIEVDSQSYAIKDVDRSAHDWGHLHYDPGLCIVCERCVTACKDMIGDNSLKTIARGAEGIDAEFKETMPKDAYAMWNKLNKSVIGLTDGTDHLDCTSCGECAAVCPVGALVDTHFMYKSNAWELNQVPATCGHCSAGCQISYDVKHTSLHDDTEKIYRVMNEWNYVSLCGAGRYGFDYQNTTTAKDEVAFANAVEAFKKADTIAFTSTITNEEAYLLQAMKEKFGYKLVNNEAKSFQTFLKDYSEVSGKSLYGGDLKVTMDSNFIVSVGSALKTDNPNARYALNNSMTVNKGAGLYFHPLKDPVIEGLGKSIMTVEHAPLQEEIALYLVLDLFGDKAAMPSDVSEYLASFHSEKTITVEETVKEKVIELVKEMKVNEETGEEEEVEVEKSTMVSKKVAKDVTVDENKLLELIGAGDKFMEDLEKNLKKAETFALMVGPDLYNHPNSKNLARLVALIEKYSKFEVTMIPTLTNTLGVSLICDLDDTAGSYTVGYNTNGDFTLSALGDGDLDMPAMNQQEGTLTSINKRVNPTNAAVSYKGYELNDIANALGLEAENVIDYTVKLPVAKGFKAEQFDNLPNHYENDGTEVRGYVLENVAVTSSGDESVAKFSEDKLEGSIIYLANPVRQFNDFTNKATELDEVSGVYMSEEFLSNSDFNEGDTVRVKTDKGELTAAVVSDNKIAGSIVVLPTFDSKLNSEALFDGYRFNVASIERV; from the coding sequence ATGAGTAAAATCAGTATAAATATTGATGGCCGTGAGATACAGACGCAAGAGGGTGAGTATATACTCAATGCCGCTCGTGCGAATGATATTTTCATACCGGCAATATGTTATTTGACGAGATGTTCGCCAACTCTAGCTTGTCGTATTTGTCTTGTTGAAGCTGACGGGAAACAAGTATATGCTTGTAACGCTAAAGCTAAAGACGGGATGAATATTACAACTACGACAGAGAACATCGAAAAAGAGCGTCGTGCTATTATGGAAGTTTACGATGTAAACCATCCATTACAGTGTGGTGTTTGTGACCAATCTGGTGAGTGTGAGCTTCAGAACTATACTTTAGAAATTGAAGTAGATTCACAAAGCTATGCGATCAAAGATGTAGATAGAAGTGCTCATGACTGGGGGCACTTACACTACGATCCGGGTCTATGTATAGTTTGTGAGAGATGTGTTACTGCATGTAAAGATATGATTGGTGACAACTCACTTAAAACTATTGCACGTGGTGCTGAAGGTATTGATGCGGAATTTAAAGAAACAATGCCTAAAGATGCATATGCGATGTGGAATAAACTGAACAAGTCGGTAATCGGTTTAACAGATGGTACTGATCATCTAGATTGTACATCATGTGGTGAGTGTGCTGCTGTATGTCCTGTTGGTGCATTAGTTGATACACATTTCATGTACAAATCAAATGCATGGGAACTAAACCAAGTTCCTGCAACTTGTGGTCACTGTTCGGCAGGATGTCAAATCTCTTACGATGTAAAACATACAAGTTTACATGACGATACAGAGAAAATTTATCGTGTTATGAACGAGTGGAACTATGTATCTTTATGTGGTGCGGGTCGTTACGGTTTTGATTACCAAAACACAACTACTGCAAAAGATGAAGTGGCATTTGCTAATGCAGTAGAAGCTTTCAAAAAAGCAGATACGATTGCATTTACTTCAACTATCACAAATGAAGAAGCATATCTCTTACAAGCTATGAAAGAGAAATTTGGTTACAAACTTGTAAACAATGAAGCAAAATCGTTCCAAACGTTCTTAAAAGATTATTCTGAAGTAAGCGGTAAATCACTTTACGGCGGAGATCTTAAAGTAACTATGGATTCTAACTTTATTGTTTCAGTTGGATCGGCACTTAAAACTGATAATCCAAATGCTAGATACGCTCTTAACAACTCTATGACGGTAAACAAAGGTGCTGGACTTTACTTTCACCCTCTAAAAGATCCTGTTATTGAAGGTCTTGGAAAGTCTATCATGACTGTAGAACATGCACCGCTTCAAGAAGAGATCGCTCTTTACTTAGTTCTAGATCTATTCGGTGACAAAGCAGCTATGCCAAGTGATGTTTCTGAATATTTAGCATCTTTTCACTCTGAGAAAACTATTACGGTTGAAGAGACTGTAAAAGAAAAAGTTATTGAACTTGTTAAAGAGATGAAAGTTAACGAAGAAACTGGTGAGGAAGAAGAAGTTGAAGTAGAAAAATCTACTATGGTTTCTAAGAAAGTTGCCAAAGACGTTACAGTTGATGAAAATAAACTTTTAGAGCTTATCGGTGCTGGTGATAAGTTTATGGAAGATTTAGAGAAAAACCTGAAAAAAGCAGAAACTTTTGCTCTTATGGTTGGACCGGATCTTTACAACCATCCAAACTCTAAAAATTTAGCAAGACTAGTTGCATTAATTGAGAAGTATTCTAAATTTGAAGTTACAATGATTCCTACACTTACAAATACGTTAGGTGTTAGTTTAATTTGTGACCTTGACGATACAGCTGGATCTTATACTGTTGGTTACAACACAAATGGTGACTTTACACTATCAGCTTTAGGTGACGGTGATCTTGATATGCCTGCTATGAATCAACAAGAGGGAACGCTTACTTCGATTAACAAAAGAGTAAATCCTACAAATGCTGCAGTGTCATATAAAGGGTATGAGTTAAACGATATTGCTAATGCTCTTGGTCTTGAAGCTGAAAACGTAATTGATTACACTGTAAAACTTCCTGTTGCAAAAGGTTTTAAAGCAGAGCAGTTTGACAACCTTCCAAACCATTATGAAAATGATGGTACAGAAGTAAGAGGTTATGTGTTAGAAAACGTAGCAGTTACTTCAAGCGGTGACGAGAGTGTGGCTAAATTCAGCGAGGACAAGCTAGAAGGTAGTATAATCTACCTTGCAAATCCTGTAAGACAATTTAACGACTTCACAAACAAAGCTACTGAACTTGATGAAGTAAGCGGTGTATATATGTCAGAAGAGTTCTTATCTAACTCAGACTTCAACGAGGGAGATACAGTAAGAGTGAAAACTGACAAAGGGGAACTTACAGCTGCTGTAGTTAGTGATAACAAAATAGCTGGCTCAATTGTAGTTCTTCCTACTTTTGATTCTAAATTAAATTCAGAGGCATTATTTGACGGTTACCGTTTCAATGTAGCTTCGATAGAAAGGGTGTAG
- the nuoI gene encoding NADH-quinone oxidoreductase subunit NuoI, whose product MNMEPFNDRNVAENGYFLVDIEDYPKTPWEKFVRVAKRTFKGELFVGLWVVLREMIKADIHTVQYPAEKMPIGPRYRAVHEMKRLWESDAERCIGCGLCEKICISNCIRMETKYDENQRKEVSEYSINLGRCIFCGYCAEVCPELAITHGGEYENASDQREHFILYDDMLTPIDTMKAKAQREFEGFGAITPHEDERVKKTPLAY is encoded by the coding sequence ATGAATATGGAACCATTTAACGATAGAAACGTAGCTGAAAACGGCTACTTCTTAGTAGATATCGAAGATTATCCTAAAACACCATGGGAGAAATTCGTACGTGTTGCAAAAAGAACTTTTAAAGGGGAGCTTTTTGTAGGTCTGTGGGTTGTACTTCGTGAGATGATCAAAGCTGATATACACACAGTACAATATCCGGCTGAAAAAATGCCAATCGGACCAAGATACCGTGCTGTTCACGAGATGAAACGTCTTTGGGAATCAGATGCTGAAAGATGTATTGGATGTGGTCTTTGTGAAAAGATTTGTATCTCTAACTGTATCCGTATGGAGACAAAATACGATGAAAACCAAAGAAAAGAAGTTTCTGAATACAGCATCAACTTAGGGCGTTGTATCTTCTGTGGTTATTGTGCGGAAGTTTGTCCAGAGCTTGCTATTACTCATGGTGGTGAGTATGAAAATGCGAGTGATCAAAGAGAGCATTTCATTTTATATGATGATATGTTAACACCAATAGACACTATGAAAGCAAAAGCTCAAAGAGAGTTTGAAGGTTTCGGTGCTATTACACCACATGAAGATGAGCGTGTTAAGAAAACACCTCTAGCATATTAA
- a CDS encoding NADH-quinone oxidoreductase subunit J, with product MFEAIAFYLFAFLTIAMFYITVTTSQALYALSALAAGMIFISAFFFILGADFLGAIQIIVYTGAVMALYAFGMMFFDTTREVKEKQGNKYIVVGMATLSAILVVLIFAAPIVSDNMMAFAPELENVGNTQQVGVVLFTKYLIPFEVAAVMLLVAMIAGIILAGKKMDLSLTMMSADEILELEEKNKKVLS from the coding sequence ATGTTTGAAGCGATAGCGTTTTACTTATTTGCGTTTTTAACTATTGCAATGTTTTACATTACTGTAACAACATCGCAAGCGTTATATGCATTAAGTGCATTAGCGGCAGGAATGATTTTTATATCGGCATTTTTCTTTATCCTTGGTGCTGATTTCTTAGGTGCGATACAAATTATCGTTTATACGGGTGCTGTAATGGCTCTTTATGCTTTTGGTATGATGTTCTTCGACACTACACGTGAAGTAAAAGAGAAGCAAGGTAACAAATACATCGTAGTTGGAATGGCAACTTTATCAGCTATTTTAGTTGTACTTATTTTTGCTGCTCCAATCGTATCTGACAATATGATGGCATTTGCTCCGGAATTAGAAAACGTAGGTAATACACAACAAGTTGGTGTTGTTTTATTTACAAAATACCTTATTCCATTTGAAGTAGCTGCAGTAATGCTTTTAGTAGCTATGATTGCAGGTATTATCTTAGCTGGTAAGAAAATGGATCTTTCACTTACAATGATGAGTGCTGATGAGATCCTTGAACTTGAAGAAAAAAATAAAAAGGTGCTTTCATGA